In a genomic window of Scomber japonicus isolate fScoJap1 chromosome 17, fScoJap1.pri, whole genome shotgun sequence:
- the angel2 gene encoding protein angel homolog 2, with protein sequence MKALQRHWENSPACSAYPLPPGGSAGFDFSVLSYNILSQDLLHDNSYLYRHCHPGVLSWDYRLPNLLAEIQHYNADILCLQEVQQDHYEHQIRPALTQLGYHCEYKKRTGNKPDGCAVIFKTSRLSLVSSNPVEFFRPGDALLDRDNVGLVVLLRPNDTSAQSDPSSFICVANTHLLYNPRRGDIKLAQLAILFAEIRRLSRLPDGSTNPVVLCGDFNSTPLSPLYSFLTTGCLEYQGLQIGMVSGQETSPKGQRLLTSPLWSNSLGINQRCQYEDKHTAESFINPAVEGAISNMTVEDLVNKAAAALYRARIEHSLKLQSSYQHCLPPDGRPEITTCHSRTAMTVDYILYTPTELVGRGLQLLGRLSLVGQSELEEVNGLPNHQHSSDHLPLLARFRYRR encoded by the exons ATGAAAG ctcTTCAGAGGCACTGGGAGAACTCTCCTGCCTGCAGTGCGTATCCTCTGCCACCGGGGGGCAGCGCAGGCTTTGATTTCTCCGTGCTGTCCTATAACATCCTCTCTCAGGACCTGCTGCATGACAACTCCTACCTGTACCGCCACTGTCACCCTGGGGTGCTGTCCTGGGACTACCGGCTGCCCAACCTGCTGGCTGAGATCCAGCATTACAACGCTGAT ATTCTTTGTCTTCAAGAAGTCCAACAAGATCACTACGAGCACCAGATCAGACCTGCTCTCACCCAACtag gctacCACTGTGAGTATAAGAAGCGTACGGGGAATAAACCGGATGGTTGTGCCGTCATCTTTAAAACTTCCCGCCTGTCGCTCGTCTCCTCCAATCCCGTCGAGTTTTTCCGACCCGGCGACGCCCTCCTCGACAGGGACAACGTGGGATTGGTCGTTCTGCTGCGGCCGAACGACACCTCCGCCCAGTCGGatccctcctccttcatctgcGTGGCCAACACACACCTCCTCTACAACCCCCGCCGAGGCGACATCAAACTGGCCCAGCTTGCCATCCTATTTGCTGAGATCAGACGGTTGTCCCGCCTCCCGGACGGCTCGACCAATCCCGTCGTTCTGTGTGGAGATTTTAACTCGACCCCGCTGAGCCCGCTGTACAGCTTCCTGACCACCGGCTGCCTGGAGTACCAGGGGCTGCAGATCGGCatg gtgtcgGGTCAGGAAACCAGTCCCAAAGGTCAGCGTCTCCTCACGTCTCCGCTCTGGTCTAACAGTTTAGGAATCAACCAGCGCTGCCAGTAcgaagacaaacacacagctgagtcCTTCATCAACCCCGCAG taGAAGGAGCCATCTCTAACATGACTGTAGAAGATCTGGTTaacaaagctgctgctgctctttacag agcgaGGATCGAGCACAGtctgaagcttcagtcgtcctACCAGCACTGCCTGCCACCTGACGGGAGACCTGAGATCACTACCTGCCACTCCCGCACCGCCATGACGGTGGATTACATCCTGTACACTCCtactg AATTAGTCGGGCGGGGCTTGCAGCTGCTCGGCCGGCTCTCATTGGTCGGCCAGTCGGAGCTGGAGGAAGTCAACGGTTTGCCCAATCACCAGCACTCGTCCGACCACCTTCCTCTCCTCGCTCGCTTCCGGTACCGACGCTGA
- the LOC128377498 gene encoding NACHT, LRR and PYD domains-containing protein 3-like, which yields MASSSEEPNSSDIQILAPQKVVIPTEVLLECLEDLGSEQLKKFQWYLCQRGVLEGFKSIPKSHLEKADRMDTLDLMFKSYCIKTIKVTRMILGKINQNDLTIISHIKTSQSLYIMCHIPVFCWITATVLENVLKSREGRELPKTLTEMYLRFMVLQCKVKNIKYDGKAHTDPHWSPESRKMIESLGKLAFEQLQKGNLIFYESDLRECGIDIRAASMCSGVFTQIFKKEDCGMFSETVFCFVHLSVQEFLAALHVHLTFIKSGVNLLAQKTSWLSKVFKSKSEPESTCFYQSAVDKALKSPNGHLDLFLRFLLGLSLQTNQTLLRGLMTQTGRSSQTNQETVEYIKKKISKNLSAERSINLFHCLNELNDRSLMEEIQQSLRSGSLSTDELSPAQWSALIFILLSSEEDLDVFDLKKYSASEKALLRLLPVVKASNKALLSACNLSERSCAALSSVLSSQSSSLRGLDLSNNNLQDSGVKQLSAGLESPHCELETLRLSACNLSERSCAALSSVLSSQSSSLREVDLSNNNLQDSGVKQLSAGLESPHCTLGTLRLSGCDLSEGSCAALSSVLSSQSSSLRDLDLNYNSLQDSGVKQLSVGLESPHCTLETLRLSGCDLSERSCVALSSVLSSQSSSLRDLDLSKNKLQDLGVKQLSAGLESPHCTLETLSLSACLITEEGCASLASALCLNPSHLRKLDLSYNHPGDSGEKMLSAELEDPHWRLDTLRSPNTVNGYLKLSDNNRKVTYVMRDQSYPDHSDRFDAWPQLLCRNDLTGRCYWEVEWRGWVDISVSYRGISRKGYRDDSKFGRNGQSWCLNCSDVNGYSVRHNKRKISIFPYYSSSSSVSRRVAVFVDCPTGTLSFYRVSSDTLIHLYTFNTTFTEPLCAGFGLWYSGCSVSLCHL from the exons atggCCTCATCCAGCGAGGAGCCCAACAGCTCCGACATACAG ATCTTAGCACCACAAAAGGTGGTGATACCTACAGAGGTCCTCTTGGAGTGTTTGGAGGATTTGGGATCtgagcaattaaaaaaattccAGTGGTACCTGTGTCAGCGGGGAGTACTTGAAGGCTTCAAATCAATCCCTAAGAGTCACCTGGAGAAAGCAGACAGAATGGACACACTGGATCTGATGTTCAAGAGCTACTGTATAAAGACCATTAAAGTGACCAGAATGATTTTAGGGAAGATCAATCAGAATGATCTG accatcatctcccacatcaagacatcacaaAGCCTctacatcatgtgccacatcccagtcttctgctggatcactgctacagttctggagaatgtgttgaaaagcagagaaggaagagagctgcccaagaccctgactgagatgtatcTCCGCTTCATGGTGCTTCAATGCAAagtgaagaacatcaagtatgatgggaAAGCTCacacagatccacactggagtccagagagcaggaagatgattgagtctctgggaaaactggcttttgagcagctgcagaaaggcaacctgatcttctatgaatcagacctgagagagtgtggcatcgatatcagagcagcctcaatgtgctcaggagtgttcacacagatctttaaaaaggaggactgtgggaTGTTTTCAGAAACTGTGTTCTGTTTCgttcatctgagtgttcaggagtttctggctgctcttcatgtccatctgacattcatcaagtctggagtcaatctgctggcacaAAAAACATCCTGGTTGTCAAAAGTCTTTAAAAGCAAATCTGAGCCTGAATCAACatgtttctaccagagtgctgtggacaaggccttaaagagtccaaatggacacctggacttgttcctccgcttcctcctgggtctttcactgcagaccaatcagactctcctacgaggtctaatgacacagacaggaagaagctcacagaccaatcaggaaacagtcgagtacatcaagaagaagatcagtaagaatctgtctgcagagagaagcatcaatctgttccactgtctgaatgaactgaatgatcgttctctaatggaggagatccaacagtccctgagatcaggaagtctctccacagatgaactgtctcctgcccagtggtcagctctgatcttcatcttactgtcatcagaagaagatctggacgtgtttgacctgaagaaatactctgcttcagagaaggctcttctgaggctgctgccagtggtcaaagcctccaacaaagctct GCTGAGTgcctgtaacctctcagagagaagctgtgcagctctgtcctcagttctcagctcccagtcctctagtctgagagggctggacctgagtaacaacaacctgcaggattcaggagtgaagcagctttctgctggactggagagtccacactgtgaactggaaactctcag GCTGAGTgcctgtaacctctcagagagaagctgtgcagctctgtcctcagttctcagctcccagtcctctagtctgagagaggtggacctgagtaacaacaacctgcaggattcaggagtgaagcagctttctgctggactggagagtccacactgtacgctgggaactctcag ACTGAGCGGCTGTGACCTCTCAGAgggaagctgtgcagctctgtcctcagttctcagctcccagtcctctagtctgagagatctggacctgaatTACAACagcctgcaggattcaggagtgaagcagctgtctgttggactggagagtccacactgtacactggaaactctcag GCTGAGTGGCTGtgacctctcagagagaagctgtgtagctctgtcctcagttctcagctcccagtcctctagtctgagagatctggacctgagtaagaACAAACTGCAGGATttaggagtgaagcagctttctgctggactggagagtccacactgtacgctggaaactctcag cctgtcagcatgtctgatcacagaggaaggctgtgcttctctggcctcagctctgtgcctcaacccctcccatctgagaaagctggacctgagctacaatcatcctggagactcaggagagaagatgcTCTCTGCTGAACttgaggatccacactggagactggacactctcag AAGT ccaaacacagtgaacggatacctcaaactgtctgacaacaacaggaaggtgacatatgTGATGagggatcagtcatatcctgatcattcagacagatttgatgcctggcctcagctgctgtgtagaaatgatctgactggtcgctgttactgggaggtcgagtggagaggatgggttgatatatcagtgagttacagaggaatcagcaggaaaggatacagagatgacagcaAGTTTGGGAGGAATGGTCAGTCCTGGTGTCTGAACTGCTCTGATGTTAATGGTTACTCTGTCCGGCACAATAAGAGAAAAATATCCATCTTCCCCTactactcttcctcctcatctgtcTCTAGGAGAGTAGCAGTGTTTGTGGACTGTCCtactggcactctgtccttctacagagtctcctctgacacactgatccacctctacaccttcaacaccacatttactgaacctctgtgtgctgggtttggGCTCTGGTATTCTGGTtgctcagtgtctctgtgtcatctGTAG